A genomic window from Chitinophaga pollutisoli includes:
- a CDS encoding RidA family protein — protein sequence MNISQIKITPDAYEPFRLAQGHRVGDLLFISGQTAIGKDGKLTGIGDFDAQAQMAFENLDKVLKAGGSSLKNVVKVTIMLRDMKNFEKIVGLRGKYFTPPYPADTIFEVSSLFSPDALIEIEAIAVADAAADWEK from the coding sequence ATGAATATTTCACAAATTAAAATTACGCCGGACGCTTATGAACCATTCCGTCTGGCACAGGGACACCGTGTAGGTGATTTATTGTTTATTTCGGGGCAGACCGCTATTGGTAAGGACGGAAAGCTGACAGGCATAGGCGACTTTGATGCCCAGGCACAAATGGCTTTTGAAAACCTGGACAAGGTATTGAAAGCTGGAGGTTCAAGTTTGAAGAACGTGGTTAAGGTCACTATCATGCTCCGGGATATGAAGAACTTTGAGAAGATTGTCGGATTGAGAGGCAAATACTTTACCCCACCATATCCGGCGGATACTATTTTTGAAGTATCCTCATTGTTTTCACCGGATGCATTGATTGAGATAGAAGCCATTGCTGTCGCTGATGCGGCGGCAGATTGGGAGAAGTAA
- a CDS encoding Crp/Fnr family transcriptional regulator, producing MDEENIRKRRLSLTYGDTCRYDSYVVSGALKAFYINTDNGKEEILFFAIDDWWASDLDSFSKQKPSIYNIQAIERTTVLQISHYAFQQLLAELPCLERYFRLILESYLGVLQKRIIYNNVYDAESRYVAFLENYPTIASKVPQYLIASYLGVSAEFISRIN from the coding sequence GGCGATACCTGTCGATATGATAGTTATGTCGTTTCGGGTGCCTTGAAAGCATTTTACATCAATACAGACAATGGCAAGGAGGAAATCCTGTTTTTTGCTATCGACGACTGGTGGGCTTCTGACCTGGATAGCTTTTCCAAACAGAAGCCATCCATATACAACATACAAGCCATAGAAAGAACGACCGTTTTACAGATTAGCCATTATGCTTTTCAGCAATTACTGGCTGAACTTCCCTGTTTGGAACGGTACTTTCGGTTAATATTGGAGAGTTATCTGGGCGTATTGCAAAAGAGAATTATCTATAACAATGTGTATGATGCCGAAAGCAGATATGTTGCCTTTTTGGAAAATTACCCAACCATAGCTTCTAAAGTACCCCAATATCTGATTGCCTCCTATTTGGGTGTGTCTGCTGAATTTATAAGCCGCATTAATTAA